From the genome of Methanomassiliicoccales archaeon, one region includes:
- a CDS encoding amino acid ABC transporter permease, with translation MDVWSVPQAIGDTSSQFNILEHVGLFLNPVIMTVLISACAIILGFGLGIVGGLARVSRFRLVRYPATAYVDVVRGTPLLVQLFLWYFGLTLGLGVAMDPLVASIIAVGVHSGAYQSEIVRGGVNSIPKGQEEAARATGMTHLQAMRFVILPQALRLILPPLTNEFVIVIKDSSLASVIAVVEITAMAGQLNGTYFQPFEIFIFAAFLYLCLTYATSFMMRALERKYHIPGYGDRR, from the coding sequence ATGGATGTGTGGTCGGTCCCTCAGGCCATAGGCGACACCAGCTCGCAGTTCAACATCCTGGAGCACGTTGGGCTGTTCCTCAACCCAGTGATCATGACCGTTCTGATCTCAGCTTGCGCCATAATCCTAGGCTTCGGGTTGGGGATCGTTGGCGGCCTAGCCCGGGTGTCCAGGTTCAGGTTGGTGCGCTATCCGGCCACGGCCTATGTTGACGTGGTGCGAGGAACTCCACTGTTGGTACAGCTCTTCTTGTGGTATTTCGGCTTGACATTAGGCTTGGGCGTCGCCATGGACCCGCTCGTGGCTTCCATCATCGCCGTGGGCGTCCATTCTGGAGCATATCAATCGGAGATCGTTCGCGGAGGGGTGAATTCCATTCCGAAGGGACAAGAGGAAGCGGCCCGAGCGACCGGCATGACACACCTCCAGGCCATGCGTTTCGTGATCCTCCCCCAGGCCCTGCGCCTCATCCTGCCTCCGCTGACCAACGAGTTCGTCATCGTCATCAAGGACTCCTCTCTCGCCTCAGTCATAGCGGTGGTGGAGATCACCGCCATGGCCGGGCAGCTCAACGGCACCTACTTCCAGCCCTTTGAGATCTTCATCTTCGCCGCCTTCTTGTATCTCTGTCTGACCTATGCCACGAGCTTCATGATGCGCGCCTTGGAGCGCAAGTATCACATCCCCGGGTACGGTGACCGCCGATGA